The following coding sequences are from one Microbulbifer sp. TB1203 window:
- a CDS encoding M15 family metallopeptidase: MISSSVGLGGANQKEVVLYIQKLLNRYIESRAIYVLQFLEVDGKCGPRTIGCIKEFQSHIVGLAHPDGRIDSNGGTIKALENYASPQKQRVYEFSLGIHPFLSFTDRASVSSPKKASANTNTAAVVTDDPRKLMTRAAVATAYGSISAEKVWANKSTYLKMFKIPESITKDKNYAWVNVYDPKKRNVSRIWCHKAMHPFLDTALKNLQKQGLLGDLNEFGGSHNIRATRGTTTWSAHSWALAIDINMTGNGLGQTPTMSQEFVKCFTDAGFFWGGNYSRKDGMHFTIAGFDKPSSS, from the coding sequence ATGATTAGCAGTAGCGTAGGACTAGGTGGTGCGAATCAAAAGGAAGTTGTGCTTTATATACAGAAATTGCTTAACAGGTATATCGAATCCCGAGCAATTTATGTTTTGCAGTTTCTTGAGGTAGATGGAAAGTGTGGCCCGCGCACTATTGGCTGTATTAAAGAGTTTCAGAGCCATATTGTCGGTTTGGCACACCCCGATGGGCGTATTGATTCTAACGGCGGAACAATAAAAGCATTGGAGAATTACGCATCTCCACAAAAACAGCGAGTATATGAATTTAGTCTTGGAATACACCCGTTTCTTTCGTTTACTGACCGGGCAAGTGTCTCCTCACCTAAAAAAGCTTCTGCAAACACAAATACCGCGGCCGTTGTCACTGATGATCCCAGGAAATTAATGACACGTGCAGCGGTTGCTACGGCCTATGGTTCTATTTCTGCTGAAAAAGTTTGGGCAAATAAAAGCACTTATCTGAAAATGTTTAAAATCCCAGAGTCAATCACAAAAGACAAAAATTATGCCTGGGTAAATGTATATGACCCCAAGAAACGAAACGTGAGTAGAATCTGGTGCCATAAAGCGATGCATCCCTTCCTTGACACCGCGCTTAAAAATTTGCAAAAACAGGGGTTGCTGGGAGACTTAAATGAGTTTGGTGGCTCCCACAATATTCGGGCGACAAGAGGAACCACGACTTGGTCTGCGCACTCGTGGGCTTTGGCCATTGATATAAATATGACAGGGAATGGCCTAGGCCAGACACCAACAATGTCGCAAGAATTTGTGAAATGTTTTACTGATGCTGGCTTTTTTTGGGGTGGAAACTACTCAAGAAAGGATGGGATGCACTTTACAATCGCAGGCTTTGATAAACCATCGTCTTCTTGA